From the genome of Pseudomonas sp. TMP9, one region includes:
- the gap gene encoding type I glyceraldehyde-3-phosphate dehydrogenase, whose protein sequence is MLRIAINGYGRIGRCLVRALFERNLQDQIHLVAINDLGEQSTLAHLTRFDSTFGRFPGQINLEGDVLRVDGYPIKLLCEREVANLPWGEQAIDVVLECTGKLKKRAHVEQHITAGSPRVLLSHPLDSADLTVVYGVNHELLGDQQIVSNASCTTNCLAPLAKVLHEAVGIRQGLVNTIHAYTNDQNLLDKTHSDLYRARAAALSMIPTSTGAAKTIGLVLPELAGRLDGLSVRVPTPNVSLVDLTFTCERPTTREAINAALQTGAARLPAGVMECNELALVSSDFNGYPVSCVVDLNHTRVQGDLVKVLAWYDNEWAFANRMLDVLMAWVKPA, encoded by the coding sequence TGAGCGCAACCTGCAGGACCAGATTCACCTTGTCGCGATCAATGACTTGGGTGAGCAAAGCACCCTCGCCCACCTAACCCGCTTCGATTCCACCTTCGGCCGCTTCCCCGGTCAAATCAACTTAGAAGGTGATGTGTTGCGGGTCGATGGTTACCCAATCAAGCTGCTGTGCGAACGTGAAGTGGCGAACCTGCCCTGGGGTGAGCAGGCGATTGACGTGGTGCTTGAGTGCACCGGCAAGCTGAAAAAGCGCGCGCACGTCGAGCAACACATCACGGCGGGTAGCCCACGGGTGCTGCTCTCGCACCCACTCGACAGCGCCGACCTGACCGTGGTGTATGGCGTCAATCATGAGTTGCTGGGCGATCAGCAGATCGTCTCCAACGCGTCCTGCACCACCAACTGCCTCGCACCATTAGCCAAAGTGCTGCATGAGGCCGTGGGCATTCGTCAGGGTCTGGTCAACACCATTCACGCCTACACCAACGATCAAAACCTGCTGGATAAAACCCACAGCGACTTGTACCGCGCCCGCGCCGCAGCGCTGTCGATGATCCCCACCAGCACCGGCGCCGCTAAGACCATCGGCCTGGTGTTGCCGGAATTAGCCGGCCGCTTGGATGGGCTGTCGGTACGCGTACCAACGCCGAATGTGTCACTGGTTGATTTGACCTTTACCTGCGAACGCCCAACAACCCGCGAGGCAATCAATGCGGCGCTGCAAACCGGTGCTGCGCGGTTGCCAGCTGGGGTAATGGAGTGCAACGAGCTGGCACTGGTGTCCAGTGACTTCAACGGTTATCCGGTGTCTTGCGTGGTCGACCTTAACCACACACGCGTACAAGGTGATTTGGTCAAGGTATTGGCGTGGTACGACAACGAGTGGGCGTTTGCCAACCGCATGTTGGATGTGCTGATGGCCTGGGTAAAGCCTGCATAG